The proteins below are encoded in one region of Stieleria sp. JC731:
- a CDS encoding GIY-YIG nuclease family protein: MDALSPSRTEFGFGVDPFNPRPARPIEVVGAITKDDLKLQIVQSCPRVPGVYGMLDRNGELIYVGKSKSLRNRLLSYFGAANEDEKAGRIIENTRAIQWETQPSEFAALLREQQLIRQFTPRWNVQGVPKRQRPVYLCLGRGAVPTFYLSAKIPPDYIAIQGPFFGTSRMNVAVDALNKVFRLRDCGQKQVFQFSEQLSLFDLDHRPGCLRFELGTCTAPCAAACTRGEYMEQVSAAESFLDGFNDEPLMMLQEQMQNAAANQQYELAGRAHRTLKSLQYVHRKLTMLAEARRKYSFVYAVAGYDGCHNWYLLHGGEVIAVAATPIGRESYIAMKPTISHWRATLQGPTDRVHGPFPYTLGLVASWFRKNRSELDHTFAPEQSGRKYYRRSMTARAS; this comes from the coding sequence ATGGATGCGCTATCACCCAGTCGGACGGAGTTCGGTTTTGGCGTTGATCCTTTTAATCCGCGTCCGGCACGTCCGATCGAAGTTGTCGGTGCGATCACAAAGGACGATCTAAAGCTTCAAATCGTCCAGTCTTGCCCCCGAGTCCCCGGGGTATATGGGATGTTGGATCGCAACGGAGAATTGATCTACGTTGGCAAAAGCAAGTCGCTTCGAAATCGTTTGCTCAGTTACTTTGGAGCCGCAAACGAGGATGAAAAAGCTGGCCGAATCATCGAGAATACTCGCGCGATCCAGTGGGAGACTCAGCCGAGCGAGTTTGCCGCGTTGCTTCGCGAACAGCAACTGATTCGACAGTTTACGCCTCGCTGGAATGTCCAAGGAGTCCCCAAACGCCAACGGCCGGTCTATTTGTGCCTTGGCCGCGGTGCCGTGCCGACGTTCTATCTTTCGGCAAAGATTCCCCCGGACTACATCGCGATCCAAGGGCCGTTCTTCGGTACCAGCCGCATGAATGTGGCCGTCGATGCACTGAACAAAGTTTTTCGGCTCCGCGACTGTGGTCAAAAACAAGTATTCCAGTTTTCCGAGCAACTGTCATTGTTCGATCTGGATCATCGTCCCGGTTGTTTGCGTTTCGAACTTGGCACCTGCACCGCGCCCTGTGCCGCCGCATGCACCCGCGGTGAATACATGGAACAGGTCAGCGCTGCGGAAAGCTTCCTTGATGGTTTCAATGATGAACCGTTGATGATGCTGCAGGAACAAATGCAAAACGCTGCCGCAAACCAACAGTACGAGCTAGCCGGACGCGCCCACCGGACTCTCAAATCGCTTCAATACGTCCACCGCAAACTGACGATGCTGGCCGAAGCTAGGCGGAAATACAGTTTTGTCTACGCGGTCGCTGGCTATGACGGTTGCCATAACTGGTACCTGCTGCATGGAGGCGAAGTCATCGCGGTCGCCGCAACTCCGATCGGTCGCGAGTCATATATCGCGATGAAGCCGACAATCAGCCACTGGCGTGCGACTTTGCAGGGGCCGACCGACCGAGTCCACGGGCCATTTCCCTACACATTGGGTTTAGTCGCGTCATGGTTTCGAAAAAACCGTAGCGAGCTGGACCATACCTTTGCACCGGAACAGTCCGGCCGAAAGTACTATCGACGTTCAATGACCGCACGTGCCTCGTAA
- a CDS encoding TolC family protein gives MPALQRWSAIIGLVTASAVALPMKVRADEPTPAGFHLPSGVVPQVDGSLSQGVTEHAAASGAVDSLQHSHPDAIATATAPSQTDPMRWWSDKVVGQITPRERWVQFDLETVLLDTLANSPRIKSVSYQASSTFQQIIQQDAAFDPSILLSTDLGATNDPVGNTLTTGGADRLRERSLNFNGGMRQTTRRGTEVEWTQQLGFLDSNSSFFVPTDQGNARLSLGLTKPLLARGQQFYNQRLITQARIESRAAWHEMRGAVEQRIADVISAYWQLYEIRAQVAQQRALMERSKELVAILNSRKDFDAARIEIVKASQRMARRDDQLIELQAELNRLQARLATLVGSEALQTMSQDLELIPISAPEFSDSQLSLRDAMSQALEYRPEIRAAMQDVELSALELKISRVELQPQLNWVFNGYLSQLNGSSKVARSFGEQFANAPGISTALEFELPRGRRAARSQQREALLRSRQRTERLREVIKQTQFEVEAALIDISRFSRQRSIKRQVLEMAIDEENILMVNWRIIGGDDSRVGIKLENLLDAQQRRTDAEKDLVAAESAYMTATMRLQRAMGTLLVNEGIQPHQNRCSGEIEFFADGMETVNEAIADPIAEPNSGAIAEQTAIVDHATVEPSTQDGDVTETDVTSENDLPSEAVPLPTESQTPYEEPDPLQLDPPAEPTSEPLSVPGPVERDYPAPRRLPALKSSSSSEIQSQKGLTPYGRGINEAMGTGHVLASGQSSSRSVSPFQLPVNESSETSAENPESIRAVPRRIGTSSVRQGMQLPPKTAQFPQRISSPGAAIPTNAKSIPYGAWR, from the coding sequence ATGCCTGCACTGCAACGTTGGTCTGCCATCATCGGATTGGTCACAGCTTCTGCTGTTGCCCTGCCGATGAAAGTGCGCGCCGACGAACCCACGCCAGCAGGTTTTCATTTACCAAGTGGCGTTGTCCCTCAAGTTGACGGTTCCCTGTCACAAGGCGTTACCGAACATGCCGCTGCGAGCGGTGCTGTTGACTCGCTACAGCATTCACATCCCGATGCGATTGCAACAGCGACGGCGCCATCGCAAACCGACCCCATGCGTTGGTGGAGTGACAAGGTTGTTGGACAGATCACGCCGCGTGAACGGTGGGTTCAGTTTGATCTCGAAACCGTCTTGCTAGACACGCTGGCAAACAGTCCTCGCATCAAAAGTGTGAGCTACCAAGCCAGCAGCACCTTTCAGCAAATCATCCAACAGGACGCGGCGTTTGATCCCTCGATTTTGTTGAGCACGGATTTAGGGGCAACGAACGATCCTGTAGGCAATACGTTGACCACAGGCGGTGCGGACCGTTTGCGAGAGCGATCGCTGAATTTCAATGGTGGAATGCGTCAAACGACGCGGCGTGGAACCGAGGTCGAATGGACGCAGCAATTAGGCTTTCTCGATAGCAACAGTTCCTTTTTTGTACCCACTGATCAGGGCAACGCACGCCTAAGCCTCGGCCTGACAAAGCCACTGCTTGCCCGCGGACAACAGTTCTACAACCAGCGTCTGATCACCCAAGCGAGAATCGAAAGCCGTGCCGCTTGGCACGAAATGCGGGGAGCCGTCGAGCAACGAATCGCGGATGTGATTTCGGCCTACTGGCAACTCTATGAGATCCGCGCTCAAGTCGCGCAGCAACGTGCTTTGATGGAACGCAGCAAAGAGCTGGTTGCGATTCTAAACAGCCGCAAGGATTTCGATGCCGCTCGAATCGAAATCGTCAAGGCGAGCCAGCGAATGGCACGACGCGACGACCAACTGATCGAACTTCAGGCGGAACTGAATCGTTTGCAAGCACGCTTGGCCACTTTGGTCGGAAGTGAGGCTTTGCAGACGATGAGCCAAGACTTGGAATTGATTCCGATTTCGGCTCCCGAGTTTTCAGACAGTCAACTCTCGTTGCGAGATGCGATGTCGCAAGCTTTGGAGTACCGCCCGGAAATTCGAGCGGCAATGCAAGATGTTGAACTGTCGGCGCTTGAGCTCAAGATCTCACGGGTCGAACTGCAACCACAATTGAATTGGGTTTTCAACGGATATCTGTCCCAGCTGAACGGTTCCAGCAAAGTGGCGCGGTCGTTCGGGGAGCAGTTCGCAAACGCGCCGGGCATTTCAACCGCACTTGAATTCGAATTGCCTCGAGGTCGCCGTGCGGCACGTTCGCAACAACGCGAAGCACTATTGCGATCAAGACAGCGAACCGAGCGACTAAGGGAAGTGATCAAGCAGACGCAATTCGAAGTTGAAGCTGCTTTGATCGATATCTCAAGATTTTCCCGTCAGCGTTCTATCAAGCGTCAGGTGCTGGAGATGGCGATTGATGAAGAGAACATCCTGATGGTCAACTGGCGAATTATCGGAGGCGATGATTCCCGCGTCGGAATAAAGCTTGAAAATTTGCTCGATGCGCAGCAACGACGAACGGATGCGGAAAAGGATTTGGTCGCGGCGGAATCGGCATACATGACCGCGACGATGCGGTTGCAACGTGCGATGGGGACTTTGCTGGTCAACGAAGGCATCCAGCCACACCAAAACCGATGCAGCGGTGAGATCGAGTTTTTCGCTGACGGAATGGAAACTGTGAATGAGGCCATTGCTGACCCAATCGCTGAGCCAAACTCTGGGGCAATTGCTGAGCAAACAGCGATCGTTGACCATGCGACGGTTGAACCTTCAACGCAGGACGGTGACGTCACGGAGACTGACGTCACGTCTGAGAATGATCTCCCCAGCGAAGCGGTTCCTTTGCCAACAGAGTCTCAAACGCCTTATGAAGAGCCGGATCCGCTGCAACTCGATCCACCTGCCGAACCGACATCCGAACCTCTTTCGGTGCCAGGGCCGGTTGAACGTGACTATCCGGCGCCTCGTCGCTTGCCGGCACTAAAGTCAAGTTCATCGAGTGAAATTCAATCGCAAAAGGGCCTGACCCCTTATGGCCGGGGCATCAATGAGGCCATGGGAACCGGTCATGTCCTAGCGTCGGGACAAAGCAGTTCACGAAGCGTTTCGCCATTTCAATTGCCGGTGAATGAGTCGAGCGAGACCTCTGCGGAGAATCCAGAATCGATTCGAGCGGTACCGCGACGGATCGGTACATCATCAGTCCGGCAGGGCATGCAGTTGCCCCCGAAAACGGCTCAATTCCCACAGCGAATTAGCTCGCCGGGTGCGGCAATCCCAACCAACGCAAAATCAATTCCTTATGGGGCTTGGCGATGA
- a CDS encoding HEAT repeat domain-containing protein, with amino-acid sequence MKHYIAIVFAVLVASCWGSYAQAQTTDPQLAALGKEILDVDYVMFLDPEFFSNPPVIEISSAPLDLWLKAVKRSDAKLQRTSLDTIAIAKRRGMPEIDKALPVIDELLQTDDLEITVRRAAVSAMIQFEDPSTVARLVQQARDYGTPIASIVEPAMVVWKNASLKEDWQKRLTDRSVRLTPLRTAIEGLAAIEDQASSDSIRSIVSDSIRPASLRVCAARALGQLHDGGLEDLAETLSEDRSSKVTSLLAVELLRQHTSEKTIEILLSLANSETDLDHGMTKAAAMKRLYQIDPEIVNDVAKAAVHHDDYAVRDIAAGILHTVGSKENIEPLALLLADESPTLRRSVATMLFELAQKSELTEEVISQSMAILDQDDWRGCEQATRVLVSLDYKPSGDRLVDLIRHPRGETMIAAGWGLRLLSQEQHLDAMLGRAQEIYDRYQSGEYTTDTPGPGKLLTQLFLAFGQMDFLPAEPLMRTYVPRNLMLGDYPRGAACWSLGVIHEGEVDEDLVKIMEGRIRDTEALIPEFDTVRQMCALAIGRMGAEQAMPTLQKYASMRAGGVGMACFWAIERLTGEAPPPLPPGEVFDYKDWFMQPLKDDAE; translated from the coding sequence ATGAAACATTACATTGCGATCGTTTTTGCAGTCCTTGTGGCCAGTTGCTGGGGTTCGTATGCGCAAGCACAAACGACTGATCCTCAGTTGGCTGCGTTGGGAAAGGAAATCCTTGACGTGGACTACGTCATGTTTCTTGATCCGGAATTCTTCAGCAATCCGCCCGTCATTGAGATCTCGTCTGCGCCCTTGGATTTGTGGCTGAAGGCTGTTAAACGATCCGATGCAAAGCTGCAACGCACGTCGTTGGATACGATCGCGATTGCAAAACGTCGTGGAATGCCTGAAATTGACAAGGCATTGCCGGTTATCGACGAATTGTTGCAAACGGACGACTTGGAAATAACGGTGCGACGAGCGGCTGTTTCGGCAATGATCCAGTTCGAAGATCCATCGACCGTCGCCAGGCTTGTTCAGCAAGCACGCGATTATGGCACACCGATCGCATCGATCGTTGAACCTGCAATGGTCGTTTGGAAAAACGCATCATTGAAAGAAGACTGGCAGAAGCGATTGACCGATCGCAGTGTTCGTTTAACGCCGCTGCGAACTGCGATTGAAGGTCTTGCCGCGATCGAAGATCAGGCATCAAGTGATTCGATTCGGTCAATCGTTAGCGATTCCATCCGCCCTGCGTCACTGCGAGTTTGCGCTGCACGAGCTTTAGGACAATTGCACGATGGCGGCCTAGAGGATCTCGCCGAAACTCTATCGGAAGATCGGTCATCAAAGGTAACGTCGCTTTTGGCAGTGGAACTGTTACGACAGCACACCAGTGAGAAGACGATCGAGATTTTGCTTAGCTTGGCAAATTCAGAAACCGACTTGGATCATGGGATGACAAAGGCCGCTGCGATGAAGCGGCTTTATCAGATCGATCCAGAGATCGTCAACGATGTGGCCAAAGCGGCCGTGCATCACGACGACTATGCAGTTCGTGACATCGCAGCGGGCATCTTGCATACCGTTGGTTCGAAAGAGAACATCGAACCGCTTGCTCTGCTGCTTGCAGATGAGAGTCCAACTTTGCGTCGTAGTGTCGCGACGATGCTATTCGAATTGGCTCAAAAGTCTGAGCTGACCGAGGAAGTGATTTCACAGTCGATGGCGATCCTTGATCAAGACGATTGGCGTGGATGCGAACAAGCGACCCGGGTACTGGTCAGTTTGGACTACAAACCATCGGGTGACCGATTGGTTGACCTGATTCGCCACCCTCGTGGTGAAACGATGATTGCGGCCGGTTGGGGGCTTCGTCTACTCTCGCAGGAACAGCATCTCGACGCGATGCTCGGTCGCGCTCAGGAGATTTACGATCGATATCAGTCGGGTGAATACACAACCGATACGCCTGGACCGGGAAAGTTACTGACCCAGTTATTTCTAGCGTTCGGACAAATGGATTTTCTGCCAGCCGAGCCATTGATGAGAACTTACGTTCCTCGGAATTTGATGCTGGGTGATTATCCACGCGGTGCCGCGTGTTGGTCTCTCGGTGTAATCCATGAGGGCGAAGTTGACGAGGACTTAGTCAAAATCATGGAAGGCCGTATCCGAGACACCGAAGCGTTGATCCCCGAATTCGACACGGTGCGTCAGATGTGTGCTTTAGCCATCGGACGCATGGGCGCCGAACAAGCAATGCCGACACTCCAGAAGTACGCGTCGATGCGTGCGGGAGGAGTCGGAATGGCGTGCTTCTGGGCGATCGAGCGATTGACCGGAGAGGCTCCGCCGCCGCTGCCGCCGGGCGAGGTGTTCGATTACAAAGACTGGTTCATGCAGCCATTGAAAGACGACGCGGAGTGA
- a CDS encoding diguanylate cyclase produces the protein MPDVAQIKADSRRRLAESVAINAASHVRKQQWIDLRVGTQTIVDRDEDLLSIGVRSNRGQLKVDAGHHDELWSRVASDPTGIDAIAVPITLNRRAWGNVEFCFRAPDQSKFGAITEHPLVRLIAFYSITGLFGYTLFVGKVMRVFTNTQVVPDRVRQALDTLAEGLLVLDEHANIVLANRAFADTVNVSCEMLVESSANELPWSFEDEDLSTFPWMTAIDESATVTEQILHLQVDNGKRRIFSVNAAPIGGGDSRRGALATFRDVTHIEEHRAELETMLTMLRESRDEIEQKNRELEILATQDALTGCMNRRAFFQRFGKLWTAAAIQEKPLSCIMIDNDHFKNVNDTYGHGVGDEVLRQVSRVLREMHGDRGLVCRYGGEEFCVLLPGISFEVAIRIAEDTRKAIEAITFDEPAELRLTASIGVSETRFEADTPQDLINQADVCLYAAKRNGRNCVVPYDPKLDDMEIDNTGRDEPEAQIPAPAVNAILSSLSYRDPETVAHSRRVAELCNRVSPELLDAKQQTLVETAALLHDIGKIGVPDEILLKPDKLTPRELELVAQYDRLGVELVATAFENAKLTEILDSFKKRFDHPLDTDSTSTRNEVSLAARLLAISDCYDSLVSDQVYRRGCSHELAIEELKRSAGTQFDPDVVRAFASVITSKPELASDSANQRDAAVQIELQIERLAVAIEAHDADSLIPLAERLSKFARQSGIELIATAAEKIRDQATTPEVGWLEMLRQSNDLLAICRSARTTLDRETVQ, from the coding sequence TTGCCTGATGTTGCGCAGATCAAAGCTGACTCGCGTAGGCGGCTAGCTGAGTCCGTTGCGATCAACGCGGCTTCGCATGTCCGTAAACAGCAATGGATCGATCTACGTGTCGGAACGCAGACCATTGTCGATCGTGACGAAGATCTTCTGTCGATAGGCGTCCGCAGCAATCGAGGGCAGCTTAAAGTCGACGCCGGACACCATGACGAACTTTGGTCAAGGGTGGCGTCCGACCCGACTGGCATTGACGCGATTGCCGTCCCCATCACGCTCAATCGCCGCGCGTGGGGAAACGTCGAATTCTGCTTCCGTGCTCCCGACCAATCTAAATTCGGCGCGATCACCGAACACCCGCTCGTTCGCTTGATCGCGTTCTACTCCATCACCGGTCTGTTCGGATACACGTTGTTCGTTGGCAAAGTGATGCGAGTCTTCACGAACACCCAAGTCGTCCCTGATCGCGTTCGGCAAGCTCTCGATACGCTTGCCGAAGGTCTGCTGGTTTTGGACGAACATGCCAACATCGTTCTGGCAAACCGAGCCTTCGCCGACACAGTGAATGTCTCCTGCGAGATGCTGGTCGAATCGAGTGCCAACGAACTGCCTTGGTCATTCGAAGATGAAGATCTATCGACGTTCCCGTGGATGACCGCGATCGACGAATCGGCAACCGTGACCGAACAAATTCTGCACCTACAAGTCGACAACGGCAAACGAAGGATCTTCTCTGTTAACGCCGCACCAATCGGTGGCGGTGATTCACGTCGTGGTGCTTTGGCTACGTTCCGTGATGTAACGCATATCGAAGAACATCGTGCCGAGCTTGAAACGATGCTCACGATGCTTCGTGAAAGTCGGGACGAGATCGAACAGAAGAATCGTGAACTGGAAATCTTGGCAACCCAAGACGCCTTGACCGGATGCATGAACCGTCGTGCGTTCTTCCAAAGGTTTGGAAAGCTTTGGACCGCAGCTGCGATTCAAGAAAAGCCCTTGTCGTGCATCATGATCGACAATGACCATTTCAAAAACGTCAACGATACATACGGCCACGGCGTTGGTGACGAGGTGCTTCGCCAAGTTTCGCGTGTCCTACGTGAAATGCACGGTGATCGAGGTTTGGTCTGTCGCTATGGCGGTGAAGAATTCTGTGTCCTGCTACCTGGCATCAGTTTCGAAGTCGCAATTCGCATCGCCGAAGACACTCGTAAAGCGATTGAAGCGATCACGTTTGACGAACCGGCAGAACTGCGTTTGACCGCCAGTATCGGGGTTTCTGAAACCCGATTCGAAGCCGACACGCCACAAGATCTGATCAACCAGGCTGACGTCTGTTTGTATGCCGCGAAACGAAACGGTCGAAACTGCGTTGTCCCATATGATCCAAAACTGGATGACATGGAGATCGACAACACCGGACGTGATGAGCCTGAAGCTCAAATACCGGCACCGGCTGTCAATGCGATCCTGTCTTCACTTTCCTATCGTGATCCTGAGACGGTCGCCCACAGTCGTCGCGTTGCCGAATTGTGTAACCGTGTTTCGCCCGAGCTGCTTGATGCGAAGCAACAAACGCTGGTGGAGACAGCCGCGTTATTGCATGACATCGGTAAGATCGGTGTGCCAGACGAAATCCTTCTGAAGCCTGATAAACTAACCCCACGCGAACTGGAGTTGGTCGCGCAGTACGATCGGCTGGGAGTCGAACTGGTCGCCACCGCTTTCGAAAATGCAAAGCTCACTGAAATTCTAGATAGCTTCAAAAAGCGATTCGACCATCCGCTTGACACTGATTCAACATCGACGCGCAACGAAGTTTCCTTAGCCGCTCGTCTGCTTGCGATCAGCGATTGCTACGATTCGTTGGTTTCCGACCAAGTCTACCGCCGCGGCTGTTCGCATGAACTCGCTATCGAAGAACTGAAGCGATCCGCTGGAACTCAATTCGACCCGGATGTGGTCCGTGCATTTGCATCGGTGATCACGTCCAAACCAGAACTCGCCTCCGATTCGGCCAATCAACGCGACGCGGCGGTCCAAATTGAATTGCAAATCGAACGGCTTGCCGTAGCGATCGAAGCGCATGACGCCGATAGCCTGATCCCTCTAGCGGAACGACTGTCCAAGTTCGCACGGCAATCCGGAATCGAGTTGATCGCGACCGCAGCAGAAAAGATTCGCGATCAGGCAACCACTCCCGAGGTTGGTTGGCTCGAAATGCTTCGTCAATCAAACGACTTGCTCGCAATTTGCAGGTCGGCGAGAACGACTCTGGATCGCGAAACGGTTCAGTAG
- a CDS encoding efflux RND transporter periplasmic adaptor subunit, which produces MKTRLTQNYGVFTSMIGAHVCKRAKRYGSVLIAGTLIACATPGFVDEANSQTGEFNSVSRGPSTYRSPSLSLEYEGFTEPRFDLMLAATEIGRLESVMVEIGDVVEKGQVIAQLEDGLQNEAVATAQWRAQMHGETDAANAETKLKELRLEQLRSLDQQAMARPDELKRAIADWEIAKARQLAASEQDQLRQLELSRYQLQLDRRKIKAPMAGIVAEIYHGPGEYITPADPAVVRLVVMNELLGVFNIPVEEIDLVNVNDIVSVHLMSASESINGTVESIAPDIDGESGTIEVRVLLDNSSGKFRAGDRCQMKPMKRSAKRTPFRPQIQIGRYPGAADSPATRGGNQVR; this is translated from the coding sequence ATGAAAACACGACTAACCCAAAACTATGGTGTGTTCACGTCGATGATTGGTGCGCATGTCTGCAAACGTGCCAAACGCTACGGAAGTGTATTGATTGCCGGAACGTTGATCGCTTGCGCGACCCCCGGATTTGTTGACGAGGCAAATTCACAAACGGGCGAATTCAATTCCGTTTCACGAGGTCCGTCGACCTACCGATCACCTAGCTTGTCATTGGAATACGAAGGCTTTACCGAACCCCGTTTTGATTTAATGTTGGCCGCAACCGAAATCGGGCGACTTGAAAGCGTCATGGTTGAAATCGGTGACGTGGTCGAAAAGGGCCAAGTGATTGCGCAACTTGAAGACGGACTTCAAAACGAAGCTGTCGCGACGGCCCAGTGGCGCGCGCAGATGCATGGCGAAACAGATGCCGCCAATGCAGAAACCAAGCTGAAGGAATTGCGGCTGGAGCAGCTTCGTTCGCTTGATCAACAGGCGATGGCTCGTCCAGATGAATTGAAGCGAGCGATCGCCGATTGGGAAATCGCAAAGGCGCGGCAGTTGGCCGCGTCGGAGCAAGATCAGTTGCGTCAGCTTGAGCTTAGCCGATACCAGTTGCAACTCGACCGTCGCAAAATTAAAGCTCCGATGGCGGGTATCGTTGCAGAAATTTATCATGGCCCAGGCGAATACATTACGCCAGCCGATCCTGCCGTTGTGCGGTTGGTTGTGATGAACGAACTGTTGGGTGTGTTCAATATTCCGGTGGAAGAAATTGATCTCGTTAACGTCAACGATATCGTTTCTGTCCACCTGATGAGCGCATCGGAAAGCATTAATGGAACTGTCGAGTCGATTGCCCCCGACATCGATGGTGAAAGCGGTACGATCGAAGTGCGAGTCTTGCTCGACAATAGCTCGGGAAAGTTCCGTGCGGGTGATCGTTGTCAGATGAAGCCTATGAAGCGAAGTGCGAAACGAACACCATTTCGACCGCAAATTCAAATCGGGCGGTATCCTGGCGCGGCCGATTCTCCGGCAACACGTGGAGGCAACCAAGTTCGATGA
- a CDS encoding ABC transporter permease, with amino-acid sequence MSAQSISQSDLNVNSHDDGSVTNPVAKREFLGILRSPKAFGVLFGLTVIFTIAVLIRWPSAGTVDLSGTQSIAVFRMFGYGLLAGVVFLVPAFPAVSIVNEKNDGTLALLLNSPLTPLKIYLGKLAGILMFAALVLLASLPGAAACYVMGGIDLYSGIGRFYLLLILMIVHYVTLAMLISSYVHTADAGVRLTYSIIFALALVTLLPGAFFVGDSGLIGTIAGYLRSVSPIPVLTELMQQSNPGQRGLIAQSTWPRFVAFAIVSSIGCAAWTLSRLNYRIFDRSRAQGVMTDDRRTSERVLRRLLYIVDPQRRKAGIPWYMNPVMVKEFRCRKFGRSQWLFRLVAVSAVVSMGLTFAAATSVTAWGTETIGGLMVILQCILIVVLTPSLASGLISGERDGSGWELLRLTPLSASKIVRGKLFSVLWTLTLVLFATLPGYLVMIYIQPQMIVQIQLVLICLLLTVVYTLAVSAAIGSLFRTTATATTVTYIVVIGIFVAPMLIWLGRDAPFGHQLVNSALMTNPACAALSVINTPGFENYTLLPGAWWISGVLSAIMFCLFGFQVWRLTRPA; translated from the coding sequence ATCGCCCAAAGCGTTCGGCGTACTATTCGGGTTGACAGTGATCTTTACGATCGCGGTTTTAATTCGTTGGCCGTCTGCCGGAACTGTTGATCTGTCGGGGACACAATCGATCGCGGTCTTCCGGATGTTCGGCTACGGATTGTTGGCCGGCGTTGTGTTCTTGGTGCCCGCCTTTCCGGCGGTCTCGATCGTCAATGAAAAGAATGACGGCACACTGGCGTTGCTGCTCAATTCACCGCTGACACCGCTGAAGATTTACCTCGGTAAGTTGGCCGGGATTTTGATGTTCGCCGCTCTCGTCCTGCTAGCCAGTTTGCCTGGTGCGGCGGCCTGCTACGTGATGGGCGGCATCGATCTTTATAGCGGGATCGGCCGGTTCTACTTGTTGTTGATTCTGATGATCGTGCACTACGTAACGCTAGCCATGTTGATCAGCAGCTATGTGCACACGGCAGATGCGGGTGTGCGGCTGACCTACAGCATCATTTTTGCCTTAGCTTTAGTGACGCTATTGCCGGGGGCTTTCTTTGTCGGGGATAGCGGATTGATTGGAACGATTGCGGGGTACCTTCGCAGTGTTTCGCCAATCCCAGTGCTAACCGAGTTGATGCAGCAATCGAATCCTGGGCAGCGAGGCTTGATCGCACAGTCCACTTGGCCACGGTTCGTCGCCTTTGCAATCGTCAGCAGCATCGGATGTGCTGCTTGGACTCTGTCGCGATTGAACTATCGAATCTTTGATCGCTCTCGTGCCCAAGGTGTCATGACCGATGATCGCCGGACCAGCGAACGCGTTTTGCGTCGGCTGCTGTACATCGTCGATCCTCAGCGTCGAAAAGCAGGCATTCCTTGGTACATGAATCCTGTCATGGTCAAGGAGTTTCGGTGTCGAAAGTTTGGCCGATCGCAGTGGTTGTTTCGTCTCGTTGCTGTCTCTGCCGTCGTATCGATGGGGCTCACGTTCGCAGCGGCGACGAGTGTGACCGCGTGGGGAACTGAAACCATTGGCGGTTTGATGGTGATCCTGCAATGCATCCTGATCGTTGTGTTGACCCCCAGCTTGGCGTCCGGTTTGATCAGCGGCGAACGAGACGGCAGCGGATGGGAACTGCTTCGATTGACGCCCCTGTCGGCTAGCAAGATCGTACGGGGCAAACTGTTTAGCGTCCTATGGACACTGACACTCGTGTTGTTCGCGACGTTGCCCGGCTACTTGGTGATGATTTACATCCAGCCGCAGATGATCGTGCAAATCCAGTTGGTGTTGATCTGCCTGTTGCTTACGGTCGTTTACACACTTGCGGTTAGTGCGGCCATCGGCAGCCTCTTTCGGACAACTGCCACGGCAACCACGGTGACATACATCGTCGTGATTGGGATCTTCGTCGCACCGATGTTAATTTGGCTTGGGCGAGACGCACCCTTTGGACACCAACTGGTCAATTCGGCATTGATGACCAACCCTGCGTGTGCTGCCCTTTCAGTAATCAATACGCCAGGATTCGAAAACTACACCCTGCTCCCCGGGGCGTGGTGGATCTCAGGTGTGCTGTCCGCAATCATGTTTTGTCTTTTTGGATTTCAGGTATGGCGACTGACGCGGCCCGCTTAA